From Salinicola endophyticus:
GCTGTCGTCGAGCGGCAGGTGAATGCAGCCCGGCGTCGGCTCGCCAGTCCCCGGCGGGATCTGCAGGCGATTGAAGATCAGCTCCTTGGCGTTGTCGGTGCCGATCTCGGTGAGGTAGACGCCCTTGCTGTTGCGCTTGCGCGGGAAGTTCTGGATGGGCTTGCCGTAGACGTTGGCACCCCTGGTGGGCACTACCCACTGCACGCCGTGACGCTTGGAGGCCTTGTAGACCTCATCGGTGTAGTGGCCGCCGGAGTCCCAGCACCAGCGCGCCACGGTCATGCGCTGGCCGTCGTCGCGTTCGTAGACCTTGACCAGCCGCTCGCCCACCTTGCGCAGCAGCTCGGCACCCGCGGGGTCGCCGTAGAGAATCCAGCGATCGACCAGCCAGGACTCCTCGTCCGCGCCGTAGGCGTAAACGCGACCCTCGTAGCGGTCATCCTGGGTGTCGATGCCACCGAACAGACCGACGGCGCCGTCGGGCACCCGCGGGAACTTCTCGCGGCGGTTGTAAAGGATCTCCCACTCGAGCTTTTGGCCAGCCGTGGCGTCCCAGGTCTCGCCCAGCGTCGTGTTGACGAAGGTCTTGAGCTTGGTGGCGTCGCCCTTGGCGTTGAGAAAGTCGATGACGATCTGCTCCCAGGTCGTCAGCGGGCTGTAGGCCGTCCAGATGTAGAACGAGACCGCGCGCGGCGTGGGCGCCGGCTCGCCATCGGCGTCGAACCAGTCCATGCCGTCACGCGTCCAGAGGCCAGACACTTCGCATATCCAGCGCCCCTGGCCGATATGAAATTCGCCTGACTCGTCGTGCAGCTCGTGCTGGCGAATCACACAGCCATTGTGCTCGCACTGATAGAACGCGCTCTCCGGCTTGCCTGCGTCCCACTTGATGCCGTATGTCGACTCCTTGTCGCCCCACTTGAGCACCTGCTCCTCGCCGCAATGGGGGCACGGTACGTGCATACGCAGCCGCACCGGTGCCTCGGCGGCGGCCTGCTCCATCATGCATTGGCCGGCGATCTTGAGCGTCGAACCGCGGATCGACTTGCGAAAGGTGGCGCCCTCCAGGCGCTTGTCGCCGAGCGTGGTCGGCGTGCCCTCTTTCTCGATATCGCTGTCGAAGCCTGCGAGCTCGTCGTAGATCACGGTGTCGGCCGAGATCTCGCGATAGTTGCGGGCCGCCTTACCACCGTGGCAGATGAGCTGCTTGCCGTTGGCGAACACCTTGGCCGAGATGGTGTTGTCTCGATGCTTCTTGCCGAACCACGGCGCCAGGGCCTTCACCTCTCCCACGTCGCGGATCATCGTCTCGACGTGGGTTTTCATGAAGCGGTCGCGGTCGTCGTCCGTCGGCGAAAACGTCAGCGTGTTGCGCTTCTTGTGCTCGATGAAGTAGCCGATCGCGGCCAGCAGCATCTTGGTGTAACCGAGGCGGGCAGACTTCGCGACGTTGACCACGTTGATGAGGTCGTTGGTCATCGCGTTGAGGATGGCCAACTGGAACGGCAGGGTTTGCCATTTACCCTCGTGGTAGCTCGATTCGGACGAGAGGTAGAAATGCTCGTCGGCCCACTCCACGCCGGTCATCGGCGGCGGCTTGTACAGCGCCGCCAGACCCGCGCGTATGCACCGTGCCAGCTCCTTGAGCTGCTCAGGTGTTGGCGTCGATGTAGTCATCCAAGAGTTCCGGCAGGCGTTGATCGAGCCCCGCCGCCAGATTCCGCGCCTTGCTCAACTCTCGCGCGAGGGTGTCAAGGTGGCGCACCTCCAGGTCGGGGTGCTTGCGCCTCATGGTCGCGCCGAGTGTGTCGAGGATCGTGGCGATCTCCGCACTCGTTCGCGACAAGGCAAAAGTCGCGAAGCCGGCCGGGATCATCTCCTTGGCGGCGACTGCGTTTTTCTGCTCCTGTCCGATTCGCTGGGCGGCGATGAGACCCTTGCGCTCGACATCGAGCTTGTACTCGATCAGCGGGTCGATCTCTTCGGATTCGGTTGGTGTCGGTTGGTGTTTCTGCGCTTGGTGCTCGAGGCGTTTTTCGAGCACCGCGGCACAGTCGAAATAGACCGATCGCCCAACACGCGCCACCGGCTCAACACCCCATTTATCAAAGGCTTGCGTAGAGATGCGCAGGCTCTTGGCCATATCGGTCTTGTTGAGCCAGCCAGGGTGGAGCTGGGCGGTGTTATCGGTCTTCGACAAAACAACAACCTCGGCTCAGGAAAAAGTCGTAAGTAGCCAAATTCCGCGATGCTCTGCCCCCGTACTTGGGGGGAGGGGGTGGGGAGGACCCATTCGAAAAAATGCACCGGGTTGGTGCGTGCCAGGGCGACGCCAGGCAGAGGCGCGGGCTATGCTGTCCGCCACACACCAACCAGTCAGGTCGCCAAGCCCATGGATAATCGACACGACGTCAGCGCCGCACTCAAGCAGCTGAGTGCCGAAATCGACTCACTCATGCATGCCATTGAGCAAGAGAGCACCAGCGACAAGCGGCAGCTCCAAGAGCGCTATGCATCGCTCAAGCAGCGCGTCAGCCAAGCCGCCAAAGTCGGCACGGTGTCTGGCTTACCTGGCAACCAGACCGAGAGCGAGGCGGTGATCTACCAACCCACACTGAAGAGCATGGACAATCACCTGAGCGCTAGAACCAATGGGAACTTGGAGGAGATTCACCGAAGCCTGTACGACGCCAGAGATGACATAGAAAACGAGCTTGCTAACTAGGCGAATCAGTGTGGCGCTCAGTCGTAGTGTGACGGCAGCCAGGGGCACGGCAGGGTTAGCGGGAGCTACTAGGCGCCAGTGTCTCTTATTGGAGACACACAAGCAGGCTTAAAAATCGATCATGATATAATCTCTGTGTCAAGAGATTTGCTCTTGTTCACATAAGGATCAAACCATGATTGCTCGTTTCGAACTCAACACCGGCACGACTATTGCCACACTCAACGTCGCGCACCTCCCAAAACCCAAGGAAACAATTTCTCTCGACCGTAAGCGCTACAAAGTCATTCAAGTGATCTCTGCAATTGACGGCGTGGATAACTCGGTAGTAGTGCTGAGAGATCCAAAGGCGCCACGTAAAACTCCCATGGTGGTTTAACGGTTAGCATCAATCTCACTCGCCAGACGACCCGACCTGGCCTGCTCCCTCGCCACCTGGCCTTGCTGCCAGGTGGCGAGGCCGCGCTCGGCAGTCTGCCCGGCGATGTAGCCACCAACCCCCAGTGTCATGAGATCCCACAGGGACTGAGGTAACGGTAGCGTCAGCCCAACGCCGAACATCGCACCGAGATACGGTGCAACGAGATAGTTGTTGGCCACGATCGCGACGATCACCAGCATCAGCAGCGGGCGCCAGTTTCGCTGCAGCCAGCTCTCGCCATTGGCTTCAGCCATCACCACCTGCATGCGGGCGTCCAGGCTCTTGGAACGCTCGGTGATAAGCTGGCGCGTCAGCTCGGCCTTGAGGCGGGCCGCCTCATCCTTGTCAGTCACAGCCTTATCGACGATGTCGAGCACCGGGCTGATCACCGCACCTAGCGCCTTATCGATGATGCTCATCGCGTCTTCTCCGTCTTAAGCTGCAGCTGGCCGGTCCAGCCCTCATCCGTCGTCATCGCGGTGGTCGCATTGCAGGCTTCGAGCCGCGCATCCGCGGCACCGAGCTGATAGCGCACACCACGCAGCTCTGCCCACGCGGCGTTGCGCTCTGCCTCGAACTGGCCGGCCTTGGCCTGCTCTTGCGTCAGGGCGTACCAGAGCCCATACGCCACTGCGCGCTCGCTGGCCTGCTGCTCGACCACACGCCGATCAGCGGCACCCACCTGCATCTGAGACGACACCGCCCAGGCGAAGCACAAGGCCGCGACCAGCAGGTGCGACCGACTATCTCTGCTGAGCGACTGCCACCACCGCTTGATCATTTCCGCCTCAGTGCCGACGCAACGTCGGCGATGTTGTCCAGCAGCCGATCGACACGCTTCTCGAAGCCGTGCACGCCGATGTAGCCCAGGAAAGCCGCGAAGAAACGGCCGGTATCGGCCTCGAATCCCCAATGCTGAATGAACGGCAGCGAGGTCCAGGCCAGGAAGCCGACCATCAACGTCTCGATCCAGCGCTTCGGCTTGCGCAGCCCGCCGGACGTCAGCACGCGCAAAGACGACATGAATATCGCGCAAAGCGCCGCAGACTGGGCAGGCTCTCGGGCGAACGCGGAAACCGTCAGCCAGAGCTCAGTGATTTGGTCCGGCATCTCGATCCCCGGTTATGTCGCGCGGCTAACCTCGTTTTTGCGAAGCCCGGTGAATCAGTATCCAGGCGGGGATCATCGACAGATTGAGCAGTAACCGGCCGATGGCTGTTCGGTCGCTCAGAGCGATATCCACCGCCATGTCAGCACCACGAAACGCCAACAGCCCGCCGGCGGTCGCGATCACTAGGTGGATGGCGAAGCGTGTCCAGCCATCATCGACGCGGTTGAGCGCGATCAAGCATTGGATGATGAGACCAACAGCGATCAGGAAATTGGCCGCAGCCATCAGGGAGCCGATCATGCCGCCACCTCCTCCTGCCACACGTCCCGAGCGTCCGCCGGGCGCTGGCCTTCGATCAGCATCTCCTGCACCCGCTGGGCGGCCTCGTCCTTGGTGACGCGACCATCGTTGTCCGCATCGAGTCCGGCATTCTGGCGGTACGAGACACGTCCCTCGGTGAACAGCACCGCGCCACCCGGCCGACCCACATAGGCGGGCAGCAGGATGGCTAGGTACATATCGGGCAGCGTCGAGATGCGGCGGTGATAAGGGCGGAAGTAGGCCTCGACATACTCGAGCTGTTCGATGTCCGTCATCGCCGCCAGCGCTTCGGTCGTCGTGCCCAGGCCGCGAGCGGTCAGGGGCATGAACTGGATCAGGCCGGTAGCGCCAGAGCCCGCCGCATTGCGCACGGCAGGGTCGAACGTCCGGCCGGTCTCGAACGCCATGCAGGCCATTAGCCAGTTGACGTGGTCCAGCGACCAACCGAAGCGCGCCGACAGCGCGAACAGCGCATCGACGAAGGCGTCGGACACATGAGCGCCCCAGGCGAGGCGCACGCGCAGCGGATAGCGACCGCTGCCGATCATCTCGACATCGCGCATGAATCGCATGGGGAACTCCGAATAGAAAGGCCGCAGCACGGCGGCAAGATCGCGCAGCAAGCCAGATGGCGCGAAAAAGGCGCCGCCCATGCTCTGGGAAACGTGGGGGAGCACGCGGGGAGCGAGCACAGGCGGCGAACACGAGTTAAATTAAATAACCGCACCGCCAACCAGGAGTAAAACGATGCTTGAAATAGTCGATATCGGAGGAGTTTCTACCAAAGGACCAGACATATACTACGTCGCGGTAGGATATTCAGATGGATCACGGGGGCAGATTCGATTGCCCGCAACCTATAAAGAAGCATTTGATAATGCGCCTTTCCAAGCCCGCAAGGTTTTGCTTAATGCAGCCAAGTCCAGCAAAGAGGGAACCTAATGACGACTGCGCCCCGGC
This genomic window contains:
- a CDS encoding phage holin family protein, whose amino-acid sequence is MPDQITELWLTVSAFAREPAQSAALCAIFMSSLRVLTSGGLRKPKRWIETLMVGFLAWTSLPFIQHWGFEADTGRFFAAFLGYIGVHGFEKRVDRLLDNIADVASALRRK
- a CDS encoding terminase gpA endonuclease subunit, which gives rise to MTTSTPTPEQLKELARCIRAGLAALYKPPPMTGVEWADEHFYLSSESSYHEGKWQTLPFQLAILNAMTNDLINVVNVAKSARLGYTKMLLAAIGYFIEHKKRNTLTFSPTDDDRDRFMKTHVETMIRDVGEVKALAPWFGKKHRDNTISAKVFANGKQLICHGGKAARNYREISADTVIYDELAGFDSDIEKEGTPTTLGDKRLEGATFRKSIRGSTLKIAGQCMMEQAAAEAPVRLRMHVPCPHCGEEQVLKWGDKESTYGIKWDAGKPESAFYQCEHNGCVIRQHELHDESGEFHIGQGRWICEVSGLWTRDGMDWFDADGEPAPTPRAVSFYIWTAYSPLTTWEQIVIDFLNAKGDATKLKTFVNTTLGETWDATAGQKLEWEILYNRREKFPRVPDGAVGLFGGIDTQDDRYEGRVYAYGADEESWLVDRWILYGDPAGAELLRKVGERLVKVYERDDGQRMTVARWCWDSGGHYTDEVYKASKRHGVQWVVPTRGANVYGKPIQNFPRKRNSKGVYLTEIGTDNAKELIFNRLQIPPGTGEPTPGCIHLPLDDSICDSDEVKQIVAEVKVRKIVNGRAVYRWDAGGRRNEGLDCAVLALAALRISQERFGFDLDAAAAVLPQEDEDTPPAPPETPSPSAPGSGWLQTPGGSWL
- a CDS encoding terminase small subunit; this encodes MSKTDNTAQLHPGWLNKTDMAKSLRISTQAFDKWGVEPVARVGRSVYFDCAAVLEKRLEHQAQKHQPTPTESEEIDPLIEYKLDVERKGLIAAQRIGQEQKNAVAAKEMIPAGFATFALSRTSAEIATILDTLGATMRRKHPDLEVRHLDTLARELSKARNLAAGLDQRLPELLDDYIDANT
- a CDS encoding 3TM-type holin encodes the protein MSIIDKALGAVISPVLDIVDKAVTDKDEAARLKAELTRQLITERSKSLDARMQVVMAEANGESWLQRNWRPLLMLVIVAIVANNYLVAPYLGAMFGVGLTLPLPQSLWDLMTLGVGGYIAGQTAERGLATWQQGQVAREQARSGRLASEIDANR